The Capsicum annuum cultivar UCD-10X-F1 chromosome 1, UCD10Xv1.1, whole genome shotgun sequence sequence ttaaaaaattgtgatGTTTGATCAaacttatgaaagaaaataaatacttCTGAAGAGTAGAATAATAGCATGTTTGGAATTGCTTATTTCCcaaaataagcacttattttgaagaaaaaatttttttttttaaaagagggTGGTTGGTAAACTTTCAAAAatgcttttaaaaataagcagaagCAGTTTTTCTGCTTCTGGGAAGAAGCAGAAAATTTCTGTTTCTCAAAAAcgcagaagcagaagcagaaaattatttttttatgacagaATTATCCCtatcacataaatatatatatatatatatatatatatatatatatatatatatatatatNNNNNNNNNNNNNNNNNNNNNNNNNNNNNNNNNNNNNNNNNNNNNNNNNNNNNNNNNNNNNNNNNNNNNNNNNNNNNNNNNNNNNNNNNNNNNNNNNNNNtttcactcattttctttaaataaatttgaaaatatcattgatgatgatgactaaagaatatataatttattttattattattaatgataataattGACAAATGAATCACGTTACAAGATTGTACTTTGACatcacatataaattttttttgaatatttaattttcaataaataattcatgaaaagtgacatatttgttaaaatatagtatatatataaacatatgatGACTACTTATTCGTAGTAAATTTTGAcaaagtaaaaatatattaaaaaaagataacaaataatagatagaattttattttaaatatttgtcatcAGATAGTAtcgtatatagtgtatatatatatatataaatatgatgactgcttattcgtagtaaattttgacatatatatatatacatatatatatatatatatatacacacacatatgaTGACTACTTATTCGTAGTAAATTTTGACACCATaagaatatatttaaaaaaataaaaaataatagatagaattttattttaaatatttgtcatcAAGTAGTATacgtatatagtgtatatatatatatatatgaatatgatgattGATTATTCGTAGTAAATTTTAACAccgtaaaaatatatttaaaaaagataacaaataatagataaaattttattttaaatatttgtcatcAGGTAGTATACGTATATGAATATGGATACTTAATTTAAGAATTGAAATGGTAAAGACATATctaaaagaaaaggcaaaaaataacaaatattatcttattTAGATCTTTGTAAACATGAATATAGTGTTTGctaaattttagtaaatttgaaaaagtaaaatgaatccaaaaaataaggtaacaaaaagaagatagattctacttaaatatttatttgacctTTTCTTCAAACCTTCTATTCATTCAACGAGTTTAGCGTATTGCACACCTTCTCCTTCATCTATAAATACAGATAATATttctcatatatacatatattttactgCTCTTCAAAATATGAAGTCATCTCTGTTGAAACTGACACCCCTTGTTATTGAAACTGACTCTTTATTGTCCCTAAAGAGCATTACACACCAACACACACCACATGCTAATATAATCTCTGAGTGCAGGTCATTGATGCTACAGTTAGAGGCTCCGGAGCTTAGGCACATCTACAGGGAGCAAAACAGAGTTGCATATGCTTTAGCAAAGGAAGGGGCAAAGAATGCAAGTTTTGACGAGTCACAAATTTTGATAGTTCCTCCTATGCAAATCAAGAGCTGAATGCAGACATACTAGGAATTACTTTCCCTAAGATAGTTGTGGCATGTACTAATTTAGTTTCTATTACGGTAACTACAAACTCAAGGGCCATCTCAGCCCCTCCTACCACTGTAAACTCCTAATTTAAGTTAATTGAATCAATTCAtgcttaccaaaaaaaaaaagttattttttgaatcaaaattgttttctcatttgaaggtatatttttttaataattatcatgatataattaaattttttatatgcaTACCTATAATCGCATATGTGATAATATCATTGTTTgtgaaattctttgattttgttaagtttttattttgacaataatatttttatttcactattttgtgtaatgttattattattaatcatatATCTCTAATGCATAAAAAATGAGTAATGTTGAGAAGGTTAAATGGAGTGCAATAAACGTAGagttctttttaaatttatgtgtGGATGAAGTTATCGCTGGAAATCGCCCTGGTAACCACTTCAACAAAATTAGATGGACTAATTTGGTGACAAGATTCAATGCTAGAACcggaaaaaaaatgataaagtcaaattaaataataaatgggATAATCTTAAAAATACTTGGAAAGAATGGGACACTTTAGTTGGAAAGGAAACTGGTTTAGGATGGGATAGCAAGAAGAAAACCATTCAAGCGAGCGTCGAATGGTGGGATAGAAAAATAAAGGTACTTCTAATCTTATTACATATTATTCAATTAAACTTGataagttattttattattttggtcaCTAATAACATATCTTATTTCATCTCATTACTGTAGGAAAATTCagatatagaaaaatttaaagaaaaaggcTTACAATATCTAACTCAAATGGAGATATATTTTAAGGATGTTGTTGCTACTGGCGAACATGCGTGGGCACCATCATCTTGAGTTTTACCAGATGATATATAAGGGAGTAGATGATTTCAATCTGAGCAACCATTTGAGTTTGATATTCCAATAAATAATGAAGAACATATAACTTTTGATGGTGTAGAAGAATTAAttgaaacagaaaaaaaaaaaaaaagtaacagtGAAAGTGAGAGTGAtactagaagaaaaagaaaggcaTCAacagaaatgaaaaaaaataattctagacAGAAAATTAGTTCATCAATGGAGAGAATTATTGACGCCATTGAATCACACACTTCAACGAAGTCGAGAGAAAGTTTATTTAGTATTAAAAATACAATGACTATAGTTCATAATTTGCCTGGTATGATTGTTGGTAGTGATTTATGGTGGAAAGCGAGTGATTTACTTGTCAAACAATCAATGAGAGAAATGTTCTTAGCACAAGAAGAATTGCAATGGTTAGAAAGGAAGACCATGCTTCATAGGGATTAGatttatgatgttatttattatgatttgcttttaaaatatatgatatttttttcttttaattgagttttttttagCTATAAAAGTTTGTTCATTCaagttatttagttttatatttgaataatttacaCTATGATTCTATGAacaataaattatcaattttatattattaaatttaatttttttttttacagataTGTCATTGGCTAGAAATAATTGTAATGCGTCTGATGATGATGTGTCTGATGaagaaattttaattaaaaataagagaaataatgataataatattgtCTTTGATGCGGCAATTTTCAGCATCACTTTAGCAACAGAATATTTCATGAAGTTTTGCTTAAAATTTTCATGCAGAAATTCTCTTCATACAGGTTTTTATTTCGTTAAAGAAGTACTTGAAGGACATGATCGACGATGTTACGAAATGTTTAGaatagaaaaacatatttttctttagttgtaaAAGACTTTAAATGAACAATATAGCTTAAAAGCAACAAGAAATATGACCATCGAGGAGATGGTTGCTATGTTCTTAATGGTACTAGGTCATGGTGTTGGAAATCGAATGATCCAGGAAAGGTTTCAACATTCAGGAGAAACTGTTAGTAGACACTTTCATCATGTTTTATATGGGTGTTCGAAATTGACTAGGGACATTATTAAACCAAAAGATTCAACATTTTATGATATACATCCTAAACTAAAAGAAGATAAAAGGTATTGGCCATATTTTAAAAATTGCATTGGAGCTATAGATGGAACACATGTATCATGTATTGTCCCTTCGAAAGATCAAATTAAATACATTGGAAGAAAAGGTTTCACTTCTCAAAATGTTATGCCAGTATGTGATTGGGACATGTGTTTCACATTTGTTTGGCCTGGATGGGAAGGTACTGCACATGATGCTAGGATATTTAATCAAGCGCTTAAAAGATCAGATCTTAATTTTCCTCATCCACCACCAGGTTAGtgaatttaatattatatttacattattttataaattgtattatttttatattaattaattaatttttcttatattgatGTAGATAAATACTATTTAGTGGACTTGGGTTATCCAACAATGATTGGTTATTTAGGACCATATAAAGGGGAACGTTATCATCTCCCTGATTTCAGACGTAATTCTAACTTCAGAAATTCAAATgagactttcaatttctttcacTCCAGTTTGAGATGTACAATTGAAAGAACATTTGAAGTTTGGAAAAATAGATTTGCTCTCCTACGTTCAATGCCATCTTTTAAATTCGAAACTCAAGTTCATCTTGTTATAACTACTATGGCTATACATAATTTCATACGACAACACTCTACTACTGATAAAGATTTTAACTATTATGATAACAAAGACATCATCACAGAGATCGAAGAAGCAGACCAGCCTTTTGGTATACCTTCAGAAATACAAGACAGATATTCTACAAGTATGGAGATATTGCGTGATAAAATTAGGGAAGAAATCAttgagaatttttgtgatgtatgaagggtcaattatttttgtcgttaattttttcatatgtagtgatttaatttatgaaataacttttatattcatttttgtttgatgttttaagtaatatttaaattatttaattaatatatcaccatttaatttttttaatttatttatgtatataagtATTGATTGAAAATTCTAGAGTacgtaatttttaattaaataaaaaaattaattaaaaatattataatagatatttaaaatagtttttctctataaattgattttaataataaaagtctattgatagatgtcctttttggtcatttgtctcaaaaaaagcacttcttgaaaaagattatccaaacataatttgattatcaaaaacacttttcgaatgaatttaccaaacacaaactattttttttaaaagcacttttatGAAAAGCCATTTATAAAAGTGCTTCTCAAATAAGCAGTTTTGCAACGGCAATCCCAAACGGGCCCTAAATAGTTTTTTCATAAGCTAAAAAGTACTTTCCGTAAATgcacttttgaaaaaatatagaagttctaaaaatttggtcaaacactaattgatgttaaaaaatatttctaaaatttattGATCAAATACAAATTGTTTCTCATCAAAAGTACATTAAAAAAACACTTATGAAAAAAACATTTCTTCAAATAAGCTAATTTTAGAAGTTTGgtcaaaaatacaataataaaggcAATCCATTATTGATTTCGTATTGGTAATAATCAGTACTCGGTACTTGAATGGTAgcaatttatgttatttttttttcttttaataaaaatataattcgcacttttttttttttacaaatcaTACAAGAAATGCATACCGCACTAGGTAAGTCTCATGCGATAAACTCATGATTGATTGGCAGAAAAGAATTTGATTCGATTTCAGGTCTCTCACGTGAGAGATCCACCTCCAAACCAATCAACGTGCTCTTTTGCAGAGTATGACTCACACTTATTATATACTTTCATATTCTTTTCATATTGTTGAATGAAATGGCCAAAACCATCCCTCAACCAGCAGAAATAGAGTAGAAATTGGACCTTTGCCTTCCGTTATCTTTTGGCATAAAAAATGTCCTAATCAAATTTTCTATATTCACTAATCAAGTAAATTTAGTGAGAGGGGATGCTCGGATAACATGTACTTTCTCCTTTAATTTAAAAGAGAGTTtaacatttttgaaaaataaaagtcataattttttattatatgtaagTTGAAATCGAATAACTATGGTTATCAATAAGTCATATCGTACTTCATTAGAACTAAGCTTAAAATACTAAATTGCactaaaaagggcagcccggtgtactaaagctaccgctatgcgcagtgttcgaggaagggccccaccacaaggatgtatcgtacacagccttaccttgcatttctgccagaggctgtttccaaggcttgaacctgtgacctcctggtcacgtgaaggtaactttaccagttactccaaggctccccttcaaaatACTAAACTACACTGAATTAatttaatatgataataatataatattttcaaaaaaatcaaagtcataATTCTTTATTATACGTAAGTTGAAATCGAACAACTACGATTATCAATAAATCATATGTACTTCATTGGAACTAAGCTTAAAATACTAAACAGCGccaaattaatttaatatgataataatataatattttcaaaaataataaactaaaattaCCGCATCAAAATTTTTAATTGCATGAAAACCGCTAGTGAAAGCTAACTTAATAGGCCCTTTATAAATACCAAAAATCTGATTTACCGATaatttaaaattctcaaaaactccCTAAGAACAATCTGTGACTTAACATATTTCGCCAACTCTAATCTCTCACTGTGTGAGTCCTTCTAAGTTCTAAAAAAGATGCAACAAATTCTTCCATAATATTAAATGATTTGTCTCAATTGTTTGTCAGTTTACAAAATTAAGATAGGTTTAATTTAACTTTTCCCATTTTTGCCTTTAAATTACTTCTttttcaaagtataaatttactctatccattcctttttatttatatgttttgttCTCCATgagtcaatttgactaattttcaaagcaaaattagattagatttatttaatattttaaaattaaagtttgaatATTCAAAATCTATATGAAAGAGTTAATAACTTACACAGTCACTCACTCTGAACTTTACttaaaaagtcactcaactttaaaTGTTTCACTCAGAAAGTCAcataacttattttattattttttaaactaattaatCTTTGCttatgtgaaattttcttttaatagcaaaattttaaaaaatataaaatattcatttaatgaCCCATTTACCCTTTCTTTCattctcttttctttcatttgatacCTACATTGAAATGCTTGAGAACCTGTAGTATTTCAATAGTTCATATGATCTGCAGTCACTTTCTTGATAGATAATTTTTAGCTATTGTGTCCATTACTCTTTAgttacatttttattcttaaattgtGTTCACACAtcatatatttttacttattagaTTAGTTACATATTAATTGGAAATTTCAAGTTGGCAAAATGATTAGACTAGGACTCTTCGAAAGCATAGGAACACAAACATACTAATATGACTAAAAGCTATTCTCAACTAATTGTTGCCGCTTATatagatttttctcttttattttgctctattttttaCTAGGTCTGCATGAATTCAAAGAAATTGTAGATCTTTCAAGATAATTTTCTTCCATGTAATTTTAGGTCTACCGTGGTCACTTTTAACAGCTTCACTCATGATTTTCCATCTACaaacaaatattaaattaaagcaGGAATGTAAATACTTTTAAGTcctcatattattatttttagcagCCAACAAAATGAATCGTACATGCAAGATGTTGTCTCATTGGGGTATGCATGCTACATAATGCAACTAAAACTATAGGATCGTTTAGGTATAAGTAATTCAATCTTAGGCTTATATTTCTTGAATTCAAAGGCACTTAACTGCATATGTTGGCTTCACTTCTCAAGTTTACATTTCCTAAGGTATATCCACTTAGATAAAATGACATTAGTTTTCTAAATAGTTTTACATCATTTGATAGACAAAAGAGAGTTTGACAATTTACCAACTACATTTAGTATAACTAAAGATCCTACTTCCCCTCTAATCAGAATCGAGACTCGTCTGATTAAGCAAGTTCAACCCCTATTTTGGAGCTGTTTTTTCTTAGTTATAATTTATCTGTGATTGCCAATTTCATTTACAGTTCAAACAGAGatattttctttcaaatattaCCTATACTTCAGATTGATGAAAAATAGAGATGTTTTTTTTATTAAGAGAGAATTCCATTTTGAATTAATCAAAATTCCTTTTCATTTAGGAAATTCCACttctatctaaaaaaaaaaaattaacaattgaATTTTAGTAATATGATATTTTTCATGTCGTAAGTATTTTTCTGATTTTCAATCATTTCATTTTAGTCAGACATCAAAAAAGTTCTGCTCCCTTCAACAAATTTCACCAGAATGAAGTGCCAAATGTTTCTCtttaatgaataaaagaaagggcaaaagggtcattaaatagatattttgtatttttcagaattttattattaaaaaaaaattcacataagcgaaaattagttaaaataataataaaatgggtTGGGTGACTTTCTAAGTAAAACATCTAAAGTTGAGTGATTTTCTGAGTAAAGTTCAAAGTTAAGTGACTTTCTGGATAAAAGTCCAAAGTTGAGTGACCGTTTAAGTTATTAACTCCTATATGAAAAGTAATATAAGTtccaatttttcttatttcaatatGATCAAAAAATACATCTCAAAATGTTGAGAAAAGTTTTTATCCTTTGATTTTAAAAATGGAAAGGAAGCATTTAAAAAAGGAATGAAGATAGTACTTGtcatttttactaaaaataaataactcataatatttgtcattttagaaaatcaagataCAATTAATTGTTTGCTTACACTTTTATCCTCAGTTATAAATATGAAGAGATATTAATATGATGCAAacgagaaaaatattttaaaaaaatgagcaATAAATAAGATAATTTAGTTAAATTACCGTcgaattaatatttttctcaagaaaCATACAAATAAATGTGGCAAATATTTAGAAACGAAGGAGTATAAAGTTTCAAGAAAGTTTATCCCTtgttagccttggtattgatGGATAAAATACACAatgtattaaaaagaaattaagattAAACTAGTAAAAGTACTTTTTTGTTTATGACTTCGTTTATATTATGTGTAAAGGAAAAGTGCACAAGTAACATGAAATGGAGTAGTAATTCTTAGGATGGTACATTATCGAAGCATCCTTTTGAT is a genomic window containing:
- the LOC124898815 gene encoding putative nuclease HARBI1, producing the protein MTIEEMVAMFLMVLGHGVGNRMIQERFQHSGETVSRHFHHVLYGCSKLTRDIIKPKDSTFYDIHPKLKEDKRYWPYFKNCIGAIDGTHVSCIVPSKDQIKYIGRKGFTSQNVMPVCDWDMCFTFVWPGWEGTAHDARIFNQALKRSDLNFPHPPPDKYYLVDLGYPTMIGYLGPYKGERYHLPDFRRNSNFRNSNETFNFFHSSLRCTIERTFEVWKNRFALLRSMPSFKFETQVHLVITTMAIHNFIRQHSTTDKDFNYYDNKDIITEIEEADQPFGIPSEIQDRYSTSMEILRDKIREEIIENFCDV